The Elusimicrobiota bacterium genome segment TGGTTATGGGATGTAATAAGCGGCCGGTATTAGTCGGCGAACCGCATGGCCCTTGGTCAGGAAGATGCTACTCAGATAGTTTTTTTTCAAATCTAACTTACGATATTAGCGGCGAACTCTTTCCAATTGATAAGAAAATAATGCCAAAGGATTGGGAAAAAAATAAACAGATAAAATCTGCAAAAAACCGATTGCAAAAGGCAGGATACGCAAGCCAAAACGATGCTAATTATTTCGGAATGAAAGTATTAGAACAATACCCAAAGATAGCTAAAGCAATCATATATAGATTTCCTTCGTTTATAATTGATGAAGCTCAAGACACATCCGAAATTCAAATGAGGATTATTGACTTATTAATTGATAATGGATTGGATAACATCATGTTAGTAGGTGATCCAGATCAAGCAATTTTTGAATGGAACGGTGCTAATCCTCAGTTATTTTTAAAAAAATATGATGACTGGAGAGATAATTCAATAATTCTTAATGAAAATAGGCGAAGTTCACAGAATATTTGCAATTGTTCCTGCCGATTATCAACATTGAAAGAAACATCAACAGCTATTAATGAAGATGTAAAAGAATATCCATTTATTCCTTTAGTCAAAACTTATAATAATGAAAATATGAATGAACTGTTAACTAATTTTTTGGATATATGCTCAGACTATAATGTTGATGTGACACCAGAAAAAGTGGCAGTAATTTATAGAAGCAAAAATATTTTTAATGCTATTATAGATTCAAATGAAATTAAATACAACAATTTACCATGGATAGAAGGTGATCCTTATTCAAAATATTTTGCGAAAGGCAAATTTCTTTGC includes the following:
- a CDS encoding ATP-dependent helicase is translated as VMGCNKRPVLVGEPHGPWSGRCYSDSFFSNLTYDISGELFPIDKKIMPKDWEKNKQIKSAKNRLQKAGYASQNDANYFGMKVLEQYPKIAKAIIYRFPSFIIDEAQDTSEIQMRIIDLLIDNGLDNIMLVGDPDQAIFEWNGANPQLFLKKYDDWRDNSIILNENRRSSQNICNCSCRLSTLKETSTAINEDVKEYPFIPLVKTYNNENMNELLTNFLDICSDYNVDVTPEKVAVIYRSKNIFNAIIDSNEIKYNNLPWIEGDPYSKYFAKGKFLCNNGQFSNGFKLIQNTIIKARSGSLYCSEQDLTNIFKLNGFAEFRRFVYGLINSLPDTSCTIGEWVDGANSVFSDIEPKIELKIKNKSREISLDSLFRFNNEKFSDNNYRIGTIHSAKGETFDAVLVILKQKGAIGKYYKTMLKENLTTYDNEELRIVYVGITRPRKLLLLAVPDEENRTAWENRLFNCNDKNLH